The proteins below come from a single Oncorhynchus keta strain PuntledgeMale-10-30-2019 chromosome 1, Oket_V2, whole genome shotgun sequence genomic window:
- the LOC118391121 gene encoding uncharacterized protein LOC118391121 isoform X7: protein MITTILISFMQFSIIAPHSLHRHCIATQGTLYPKNIQLVMIDDVIVYYYNSSAEQEAVVPEWLNHPEGIEFWQEVHRNLKFNRYVMDTAVRVTSEHYNHSHDHFYQAHGRCGWKSDGTTEAFMSHAYDGKDFVSFDVSTRTWTAAVSHAVFYKRKRETDLEDLVRLVIHYESGCIRWLEKLLEFSVTVREPKGGMAGGRGASHGRRGEQWGGAAQRRRFIPAKEEPDCPTGSPGHPELQLPGAPQQYSWEHHSNLGAKEEPGQCAHGYSHHCICSLDTHCPFQVFSMEESSSTKPRVLQGTGQPHRIKGTMDGGHLPSNLGVGCMCSSCLTTMPVTEPVCSSSLCSRPWNGYLVSFICSLVEYQHLTFNCWYVYPGWVYCSGLAVGPLLHRPGPRGGPATDLHRDRPS from the exons ATGATAACCACAATTTTAATTTCATTCATGCAGTTTTCCATCATAG CCCCTCATTCTCTTCATCGCCATTGCATCGCAACCCAAGGGACCTTGTATCCGAAAAATATCCAGTTGGTAATGATAGATGATGTCATTGTCTATTACTACAACAGCAGTGCTGAACAAGAGGCCGTCGTGCCAGAATGGTTGAACCACCCTGAGGGAATTGAATTTTGGCAGGAGGTTCATCGAAATCTGAAATTTAATCGATATGTAATGGATACTGCCGTGAGAGTAACAAGTGAACATTACAATCATTCACATG ATCACTTTTACCAAGCTCACGGACGCTGTGGATGGAAGTCAGACGGAACCACAGAGGCCTTTATGAGCCATGCATATGATGGCAAGGACTTTGTCAGCTTCGATGTATCGACCAGAACATGGACAGCTGCAGTTTCCCATGCTGTTTTTTACAAAAGAAAAAGGGAAACAGATTTAGAAGATCTTGTTAGGCTGGTCATTCATTACGAATCTGGATGCATCCGGTGGCTGGAGAAACTGTTAGAGTTTAGCGTTACAGTTCGAGAACCCAAAG GTGGAATGGCTGGGGGCAGAGGGGCATCCCATGGTAGACGGGGTGAACAGTGGGGAGGTGCTGCCCAACGGAGACGGTTCATACCAGCTAAGGAAGAGCCTGACTGTCCCACAGGAAGCCCAGGACACCCAGAGCTACAGCTGCCTGGTGCTCCACAGCAGTATAGCTGGGAACATCACAGTAACCTGGG TGCCAAAGAAGAACCTGGCCAATGTGCTCATGGCTATAGTCATCATTGTATCTGTAGTCTTGATACTCACTGTCCTTTTCAAGTATTTAGTATGGAGGAGAGCAGTAG CACAAAACCCAGA GTACTGCAGGGTACAGGACAAcctcaccgcatcaaagggacgatggacgggggccatttaccgtcaaatcttgg AGTGGGATGTATGTGTTCCAGTTGTTTGACCACTATGCCTGTAACGGAACCCGTCTGCTCTTCCTCTCTGTGTTCGAGGCCATGGAATGGATATTTG GTGTCATTTATCTGCTCTCTGGTGGAGTACCAGCACCTGACCTTCAACTGCTGGTATGTGTACCCAGGATGGGTGTATTGTTCTGGGCTGGCTGTTGGCCCTCTCCTCCATCGTCCTGGTCCCCGTGGGGGCCCTGCTACAGATCTGCACCGGGACAGGCCGTCTTAG
- the LOC118391121 gene encoding patr class I histocompatibility antigen, C alpha chain-like isoform X10, with the protein MITTILISFMQFSIIAPHSLHRHCIATQGTLYPKNIQLVMIDDVIVYYYNSSAEQEAVVPEWLNHPEGIEFWQEVHRNLKFNRYVMDTAVRVTSEHYNHSHDHFYQAHGRCGWKSDGTTEAFMSHAYDGKDFVSFDVSTRTWTAAVSHAVFYKRKRETDLEDLVRLVIHYESGCIRWLEKLLEFSVTVREPKGGMAGGRGASHGRRGEQWGGAAQRRRFIPAKEEPDCPTGSPGHPELQLPGAPQQYSWEHHSNLGYCRVQDNLTASKGRWTGAIYRQILAVIYSNRSSPVPRVGCMCSSCLTTMPVTEPVCSSSLCSRPWNGYLVSFICSLVEYQHLTFNCWYVYPGWVYCSGLAVGPLLHRPGPRGGPATDLHRDRPS; encoded by the exons ATGATAACCACAATTTTAATTTCATTCATGCAGTTTTCCATCATAG CCCCTCATTCTCTTCATCGCCATTGCATCGCAACCCAAGGGACCTTGTATCCGAAAAATATCCAGTTGGTAATGATAGATGATGTCATTGTCTATTACTACAACAGCAGTGCTGAACAAGAGGCCGTCGTGCCAGAATGGTTGAACCACCCTGAGGGAATTGAATTTTGGCAGGAGGTTCATCGAAATCTGAAATTTAATCGATATGTAATGGATACTGCCGTGAGAGTAACAAGTGAACATTACAATCATTCACATG ATCACTTTTACCAAGCTCACGGACGCTGTGGATGGAAGTCAGACGGAACCACAGAGGCCTTTATGAGCCATGCATATGATGGCAAGGACTTTGTCAGCTTCGATGTATCGACCAGAACATGGACAGCTGCAGTTTCCCATGCTGTTTTTTACAAAAGAAAAAGGGAAACAGATTTAGAAGATCTTGTTAGGCTGGTCATTCATTACGAATCTGGATGCATCCGGTGGCTGGAGAAACTGTTAGAGTTTAGCGTTACAGTTCGAGAACCCAAAG GTGGAATGGCTGGGGGCAGAGGGGCATCCCATGGTAGACGGGGTGAACAGTGGGGAGGTGCTGCCCAACGGAGACGGTTCATACCAGCTAAGGAAGAGCCTGACTGTCCCACAGGAAGCCCAGGACACCCAGAGCTACAGCTGCCTGGTGCTCCACAGCAGTATAGCTGGGAACATCACAGTAACCTGGG GTACTGCAGGGTACAGGACAAcctcaccgcatcaaagggacgatggacgggggccatttaccgtcaaatcttgg ctgTGATCTACTCAAACCGCTCTTCTCCTGTCCCCAGAGTGGGATGTATGTGTTCCAGTTGTTTGACCACTATGCCTGTAACGGAACCCGTCTGCTCTTCCTCTCTGTGTTCGAGGCCATGGAATGGATATTTG GTGTCATTTATCTGCTCTCTGGTGGAGTACCAGCACCTGACCTTCAACTGCTGGTATGTGTACCCAGGATGGGTGTATTGTTCTGGGCTGGCTGTTGGCCCTCTCCTCCATCGTCCTGGTCCCCGTGGGGGCCCTGCTACAGATCTGCACCGGGACAGGCCGTCTTAG
- the LOC118391121 gene encoding patr class I histocompatibility antigen, C alpha chain-like isoform X11, whose product MITTILISFMQFSIIAPHSLHRHCIATQGTLYPKNIQLVMIDDVIVYYYNSSAEQEAVVPEWLNHPEGIEFWQEVHRNLKFNRYVMDTAVRVTSEHYNHSHDHFYQAHGRCGWKSDGTTEAFMSHAYDGKDFVSFDVSTRTWTAAVSHAVFYKRKRETDLEDLVRLVIHYESGCIRWLEKLLEFSVTVREPKGGMAGGRGASHGRRGEQWGGAAQRRRFIPAKEEPDCPTGSPGHPELQLPGAPQQYSWEHHSNLGAKEEPGQCAHGYSHHCICSLDTHCPFQVFSMEESSRYCRVQDNLTASKGRWTGAIYRQILGENLLPSARALKMGRGWIFQHDPKHTAKATKECLKKKHIKVLDWPSQSPHLNPIENLWRELKV is encoded by the exons ATGATAACCACAATTTTAATTTCATTCATGCAGTTTTCCATCATAG CCCCTCATTCTCTTCATCGCCATTGCATCGCAACCCAAGGGACCTTGTATCCGAAAAATATCCAGTTGGTAATGATAGATGATGTCATTGTCTATTACTACAACAGCAGTGCTGAACAAGAGGCCGTCGTGCCAGAATGGTTGAACCACCCTGAGGGAATTGAATTTTGGCAGGAGGTTCATCGAAATCTGAAATTTAATCGATATGTAATGGATACTGCCGTGAGAGTAACAAGTGAACATTACAATCATTCACATG ATCACTTTTACCAAGCTCACGGACGCTGTGGATGGAAGTCAGACGGAACCACAGAGGCCTTTATGAGCCATGCATATGATGGCAAGGACTTTGTCAGCTTCGATGTATCGACCAGAACATGGACAGCTGCAGTTTCCCATGCTGTTTTTTACAAAAGAAAAAGGGAAACAGATTTAGAAGATCTTGTTAGGCTGGTCATTCATTACGAATCTGGATGCATCCGGTGGCTGGAGAAACTGTTAGAGTTTAGCGTTACAGTTCGAGAACCCAAAG GTGGAATGGCTGGGGGCAGAGGGGCATCCCATGGTAGACGGGGTGAACAGTGGGGAGGTGCTGCCCAACGGAGACGGTTCATACCAGCTAAGGAAGAGCCTGACTGTCCCACAGGAAGCCCAGGACACCCAGAGCTACAGCTGCCTGGTGCTCCACAGCAGTATAGCTGGGAACATCACAGTAACCTGGG TGCCAAAGAAGAACCTGGCCAATGTGCTCATGGCTATAGTCATCATTGTATCTGTAGTCTTGATACTCACTGTCCTTTTCAAGTATTTAGTATGGAGGAGAGCAGTAG GTACTGCAGGGTACAGGACAAcctcaccgcatcaaagggacgatggacgggggccatttaccgtcaaatcttgggtgagaacctccttccctcagccagggcattgaaaatgggtcgtggatggatATTCCAgcatgacccaaaacacacggccaaggcaacaaaagAGTGTCTCAAGAAGAaacacattaaggtcctggattggcctagccagtctccacaccttaatcccatagaaaatctgtggagggagctgaaggtttga
- the LOC118391121 gene encoding uncharacterized protein LOC118391121 isoform X6, protein MITTILISFMQFSIIAPHSLHRHCIATQGTLYPKNIQLVMIDDVIVYYYNSSAEQEAVVPEWLNHPEGIEFWQEVHRNLKFNRYVMDTAVRVTSEHYNHSHDHFYQAHGRCGWKSDGTTEAFMSHAYDGKDFVSFDVSTRTWTAAVSHAVFYKRKRETDLEDLVRLVIHYESGCIRWLEKLLEFSVTVREPKGGMAGGRGASHGRRGEQWGGAAQRRRFIPAKEEPDCPTGSPGHPELQLPGAPQQYSWEHHSNLGAKEEPGQCAHGYSHHCICSLDTHCPFQVFSMEESSRYCRVQDNLTASKGRWTGAIYRQILAVIYSNRSSPVPRVGCMCSSCLTTMPVTEPVCSSSLCSRPWNGYLVSFICSLVEYQHLTFNCWYVYPGWVYCSGLAVGPLLHRPGPRGGPATDLHRDRPS, encoded by the exons ATGATAACCACAATTTTAATTTCATTCATGCAGTTTTCCATCATAG CCCCTCATTCTCTTCATCGCCATTGCATCGCAACCCAAGGGACCTTGTATCCGAAAAATATCCAGTTGGTAATGATAGATGATGTCATTGTCTATTACTACAACAGCAGTGCTGAACAAGAGGCCGTCGTGCCAGAATGGTTGAACCACCCTGAGGGAATTGAATTTTGGCAGGAGGTTCATCGAAATCTGAAATTTAATCGATATGTAATGGATACTGCCGTGAGAGTAACAAGTGAACATTACAATCATTCACATG ATCACTTTTACCAAGCTCACGGACGCTGTGGATGGAAGTCAGACGGAACCACAGAGGCCTTTATGAGCCATGCATATGATGGCAAGGACTTTGTCAGCTTCGATGTATCGACCAGAACATGGACAGCTGCAGTTTCCCATGCTGTTTTTTACAAAAGAAAAAGGGAAACAGATTTAGAAGATCTTGTTAGGCTGGTCATTCATTACGAATCTGGATGCATCCGGTGGCTGGAGAAACTGTTAGAGTTTAGCGTTACAGTTCGAGAACCCAAAG GTGGAATGGCTGGGGGCAGAGGGGCATCCCATGGTAGACGGGGTGAACAGTGGGGAGGTGCTGCCCAACGGAGACGGTTCATACCAGCTAAGGAAGAGCCTGACTGTCCCACAGGAAGCCCAGGACACCCAGAGCTACAGCTGCCTGGTGCTCCACAGCAGTATAGCTGGGAACATCACAGTAACCTGGG TGCCAAAGAAGAACCTGGCCAATGTGCTCATGGCTATAGTCATCATTGTATCTGTAGTCTTGATACTCACTGTCCTTTTCAAGTATTTAGTATGGAGGAGAGCAGTAG GTACTGCAGGGTACAGGACAAcctcaccgcatcaaagggacgatggacgggggccatttaccgtcaaatcttgg ctgTGATCTACTCAAACCGCTCTTCTCCTGTCCCCAGAGTGGGATGTATGTGTTCCAGTTGTTTGACCACTATGCCTGTAACGGAACCCGTCTGCTCTTCCTCTCTGTGTTCGAGGCCATGGAATGGATATTTG GTGTCATTTATCTGCTCTCTGGTGGAGTACCAGCACCTGACCTTCAACTGCTGGTATGTGTACCCAGGATGGGTGTATTGTTCTGGGCTGGCTGTTGGCCCTCTCCTCCATCGTCCTGGTCCCCGTGGGGGCCCTGCTACAGATCTGCACCGGGACAGGCCGTCTTAG